A stretch of the Lactuca sativa cultivar Salinas chromosome 9, Lsat_Salinas_v11, whole genome shotgun sequence genome encodes the following:
- the LOC111903194 gene encoding uncharacterized protein LOC111903194, with the protein MIWHSTRRSEDGVMIHPVDGEHWQDFDKKYPDFSSEPRNVRLGLSADGFNPFGNMCDPHSTWPVILTTYNLPPWLCMKESSFMLTLLIPGPKAPGKDMDVFLRPLAEELKHLWNSGVRIKDAATNTFFTMRAMLLWTINDWPARSSLSGWSWQGYRACATCNEDTPSYHATNEVVYIGHLRFLDANDPLRKRLDFNGMEETRPALRNFSNDDIQEQLGRLLTRKPGKHPEHGGGEPKRQDYELNWSKRSIFFELKYWSSLQLKHNIDVMHVQKNVDGSLVGTLLMNDKSKDTSNGREDLRILNIWRNEWLQKNGDKFHRPHARYSFTKSSRQLFCQFIKEVKLPDGFGSNISKKVNDTNTNIIGLKSHDHHILMQRLIPIGVRGLLDKDTYTPIVDLCTFFKQLCSRTLKVEDMRKAKVDIIAILCKLELIYPPAFFDIMVHLLLHLLDEAIAGGPVCMIWMFPFERYMKKLKNYVRNKAKPEGSIAEGYVAEEALSFCSIYLRDVKNRPERNVDVFIEKTKFWMFDSKCRPTSTTQIKTLTLTEMHNMEWFVLNSCEEVRQYIKKFKSEHPQSDEKREFQKSPEFHKELSVLTMGPQMNAYSYTACIVNGVRFMVLSRDTQRTTQNSRVLAVVEKGEKYYGQLEEIIELRYTHDYSTVLFRCKWFDTRTGVISSDSFTSIDTRREAYKDDQLIYASQAKQVFYNREPNNNHRCVVEHVNHRSIWDLPSNDDLVQNVDNVSHENVDDVDVLQNISSSDAPLFIDFSMYFQNIPRVIVDVESASEVPPPTGRVNDVSDCETDYDDTDSDYDTEEDTEGYEEDSD; encoded by the exons ATGATTTGGCATAGTACCAGACGTTCAGAAGATGGTGTGATGATTCATCCTGTTGATGGGGAACATTGGCaagattttgataaaaaatacCCCGACTTCTCGAGTGAACCCCGTAACGTACGCCTAGGTCTTTCAGCTGACGGTTTCAATCCATTTGGAAACATGTGTGATCCACATAGCACATGGCCGGTCATACTCACCACATACAATCTGCCACCCTGGCTTTGTATGAAAGAGTCATCATTCATGTTGACTTTGTTGATTCCAGGACCGAAAGCTCCAGGTAAGGATATGGATGTTTTCCTTAGACCGTTGGCGGAAGAGCTTAAACATTTGTGGAACTCAGGCGTACGTATTAAAGATGCGGCTACAAACACATTCTTCACGATGAGAGCTATGTTGTTGTGGACAATAAACGATTGGCCAGCTCGTAGTAGTTTATCAGGTTGGAGTTGGCAAGGGTATAGAGCATGTGCTACTTGCAATGAAGACACTCCTTCGTACCATGCAACAAACGAAGTCGTATATATCGGTCATCTTCGTTTCCTAGATGCTAATGATCCGTTAAGAAAGAGGTTGGACTTTAACGGGATGGAAGAGACAAGACCCGCTCTGAGAAACTTTAGTAATGATGACATACAAGAGCAACTAGGTCGTCTACTAACTCGTAAACCGGGTAAACATCCTGAGCATGGAGGCGGGGAGCCAAAGCGGCAAGATTATGAGTTGAACTGGTCGAAACGAAGCATTTTCTTCGAACTCAAGTATTGGTCTTCTCTACAGTTGAAACACAACATAGATGTCATGCATGTCCAGAAAAATGTGGACGGGAGTTTGGTAGGTACTCTCCTAATGAACGATAAAAGCAAAGACACATCAAATGGACGAGAGGACTTGAGAATTCTAAACATTTGGAGAAATGAATGGTTGCAAAAAAATGGTGACAAGTTTCATAGACCCCATGCAAGATACTCTTTCACGAAATCTAGTCGACAACTCTTTTGTCAATTTATAAAAGAGGTTAAACTGCCGGATGGGTTTGGTTCTAACATTAGTAAGAAAGTGAACGATACCAATACTAACATTATTGGGTTGAAATCGCATGACCACCACATTCTTATGCAACGTTTGATACCGATTGGAGTAAGAGGGTTGTTAGACAAAGATACTTATACACCTATTGTAGACCTTTGTACGTTTTTCAAGCAACTTTGTTCCAGAACATTGAAGGTGGAGGATATGAGGAAAGCAAAAGTAGACATTATTGCAATCTTGTGCAAGTTAGAATTGATTTATCCTCCGGCGTTTTTTGACATTATGGTTCATTTACTTTTGCATTTACTTGATGAAGCAATTGCTGGAGGCCCGGTTTGTATGATATGGATGTTTCCATTCGAGAGAtatatgaaaaaactaaaaaactatgtcAGAAACAAGGCGAAGCCAGAAGGTTCTATAGCTGAGGGTTATGTTGCTGAAGAAGCTTTATCATTTTGTTCAATATACCTTCGAGATGTAAAGAATCGTCCGGAAAGAAATGTAGATGTTTTCATTGAAAAAACAAAGTTTTGGATGTTTGACTCTAAATGTCGACCGACCAGCACAACTCAAATCAAAACTCTTACTTTAACGGAAATGCATAACATGGAATGGTTTGTATTGAATAGCTGTGAAGAAGTCAGACAGTATATCAA gaaattcaaaTCTGAGCATCCCCAAAGTGATGAAAAGAGAGAATTTC aaaaatcTCCAGAATTCCACAAAGAGTTGTCGGTTCTTACAATGGGCCCGCAAATGAATGCCTATTCTTACACCGCATGCATAGTCAATGGTGTTAGGTTTATGGTACTTAGTCGTGACACACAACGTACGACACAAAACTCTAGGGTTTTAGCGGTGGTTGAGAAAGGCGAGAAATATTATGGCCAGTTAGAAGAGATTATAGAGTTGAGGTATACACATGATTATTCAACTGTACTATTTCGTTGCAAGTGGTTTGATACTCGAACAGGAGTTATTTCTAGTGATAGTTTCACCAGTATCGACACACGACGCGAAGCATACAAAGATGATCAACTCATATATGCGTCACAAGCCAAACAAGTGTTCTACAACAGAGAGCCAAACAATAACCATCGGTGTGTTGTCGAGCATGTTAATCATCGAAGTATTTGGGATCTACCATCGAACGATGACCTTGTTCAAAATGTTGACAATGTCTCACACGAAAATGTAGACGATGTCGATGTACTTCAAAATATCTCTTCATCCGATGCTCCACTTTTTATCGATTTCAGcatgtactttcaaaacattcctaGAGTCATTGTTGATGTAGAAAGTGCATCTGAAGTTCCTCCGCCAACTGGTAGAGTCAATGATGTTTCTGATTGCGAGACTGATTACGATGACACTGATTCAGACTATGATACCGAAGAAGACACTGAAGGATATGAGGAAGATTCTGATTAG